The following proteins are encoded in a genomic region of Saccharopolyspora antimicrobica:
- a CDS encoding iron chelate uptake ABC transporter family permease subunit encodes MPVPDSTTALRAERRGERRVLGLLLAVAVLAVVGFCVLGLKGNWEYALGVRARKIAAMVVVGYAIAFSSVLFQTVTNNRILTPSIMGFDSLFVLIQTLIVFLFGALVLTRLDGRLMFAVEVGAMVLFAGALYRWLFGRRSRDLYVLVLVGIIFGTLFASLSSFISRLIDPNEFVVLQDTYFASFNAVDTELLALSALLIVAVSGYGARLFRQLDVEALGRDYAVNLGVDHRAVVNRALIVIAVLVAVSTALVGPITFLGLLVANLARQLTGSVRHRVLVPAAALISVIALVGGQLVLEQLFGLDTTLSLVINFVGGAYFIALLIRESRR; translated from the coding sequence ATGCCGGTTCCGGACTCCACCACCGCCCTGCGCGCCGAACGCCGCGGCGAGCGCCGGGTGCTCGGCCTGCTGCTGGCGGTCGCGGTGCTGGCCGTGGTCGGGTTCTGCGTGCTGGGGCTCAAGGGGAACTGGGAGTACGCGCTGGGCGTCCGCGCCCGCAAGATCGCGGCGATGGTCGTGGTCGGCTACGCGATCGCCTTCTCCAGCGTGCTCTTCCAGACCGTCACCAACAACCGGATCCTCACGCCGAGCATCATGGGTTTCGACTCGCTGTTCGTGCTGATCCAGACCCTGATCGTGTTCCTGTTCGGCGCGCTCGTGCTCACCCGGCTCGACGGCAGGCTGATGTTCGCCGTCGAGGTCGGGGCGATGGTGCTGTTCGCCGGGGCGCTGTACCGGTGGCTGTTCGGGCGGCGCAGCCGCGACCTCTACGTGCTGGTGCTGGTCGGCATCATCTTCGGCACCCTGTTCGCCAGCCTGTCCTCGTTCATCTCCCGGCTGATCGACCCGAACGAGTTCGTGGTGCTCCAGGACACCTACTTCGCCAGCTTCAACGCCGTGGACACCGAGCTGCTGGCGCTCAGCGCGCTGCTGATCGTCGCGGTCTCCGGCTACGGCGCGCGGCTGTTCCGGCAGCTCGACGTGGAGGCTCTCGGTCGCGACTACGCGGTCAACCTCGGCGTCGACCACCGAGCCGTGGTCAACCGCGCGCTGATCGTGATCGCGGTGCTGGTAGCCGTCTCGACGGCGCTGGTCGGGCCGATCACCTTCCTCGGCCTGCTGGTGGCCAATCTCGCCCGCCAGCTCACCGGCTCGGTCCGGCACCGCGTGCTGGTGCCCGCGGCGGCGCTGATCTCGGTGATCGCGCTGGTCGGCGGGCAGCTGGTGCTGGAGCAGCTGTTCGGCCTGGACACCACGCTGAGCTTGGTCATCAACTTCGTCGGCGGTGCCTACTTCATCGCCCTGCTCATCCGGGAGTCGCGACGGTGA
- a CDS encoding energy-coupling factor transporter transmembrane component T family protein, producing MNGVLARVNPLVLVAVGLLALVASLGVRSLLTAVITTGVYVLAMALMLPARSGHPLRFATVVLGGVSVAYSTWLLGGGHLDVAATAGLRIAVLALPGVAVAPLIEPMALADQLGQRLRLPHRFVVSFAAALQRFEQLGQTWQHLSRARRSRGFGPGRGPVSRGRHAASVTFGLLVTTMREATSASIAMDARGFARARRRTWAEPAPWTGTDTAVLLVGVLLAAVPYAVGLFSAA from the coding sequence ATGAACGGCGTGCTGGCCAGGGTGAACCCGCTGGTGCTGGTGGCGGTGGGGCTGCTGGCGCTCGTCGCCTCGCTGGGCGTGCGTTCGCTGCTCACCGCGGTGATCACCACCGGTGTCTACGTGCTCGCCATGGCGCTGATGCTGCCCGCGCGTTCCGGTCATCCGCTGCGGTTCGCCACCGTCGTGCTGGGCGGCGTCTCGGTCGCCTACTCGACGTGGCTGCTCGGCGGCGGGCACCTCGACGTCGCCGCCACCGCTGGGCTGCGCATCGCCGTGCTGGCGCTGCCCGGCGTGGCCGTCGCGCCGCTGATCGAGCCGATGGCGCTGGCCGATCAGCTCGGGCAGCGGCTCCGCCTGCCGCACCGGTTCGTCGTGTCCTTCGCCGCGGCGCTGCAGCGGTTCGAGCAGCTCGGGCAGACCTGGCAGCACCTCTCGCGGGCACGCCGGTCGCGCGGGTTCGGTCCCGGGCGCGGACCGGTCTCCCGCGGTCGCCACGCCGCCTCGGTCACCTTCGGGTTGCTGGTCACCACCATGCGCGAGGCCACCAGCGCCTCGATCGCGATGGACGCGCGCGGGTTCGCCCGGGCCCGGCGCCGCACCTGGGCCGAACCGGCGCCCTGGACCGGGACGGACACCGCCGTGCTGCTGGTCGGTGTCCTGCTCGCCGCGGTCCCGTACGCGGTGGGGCTGTTCTCGGCGGCATGA
- a CDS encoding alpha/beta fold hydrolase, with protein MQRPGGRWSAAQTWAALEHPALILAWDTDPLHPVSTAERLHELLPNSALHVSKTAEDVKSWTNRVIQFFSG; from the coding sequence GTGCAAAGGCCGGGTGGCCGGTGGTCGGCTGCGCAGACCTGGGCGGCGCTGGAGCACCCGGCGCTGATCCTCGCCTGGGACACCGACCCGCTCCACCCGGTCTCCACCGCCGAGCGGCTGCACGAGCTGCTGCCGAACTCGGCCCTGCACGTGTCGAAGACGGCCGAAGACGTCAAGAGCTGGACGAACCGGGTGATCCAGTTCTTCTCCGGGTGA
- a CDS encoding ABC transporter ATP-binding protein has protein sequence MTTSTDLRAELRGFGWQPLGRRAPAIDGLDLNVRPGERILLAGPSGAGKSTVIHALAGVLGGALPGEMSGAVRVDGQIGLVLQNPGAAVVADRIGRDVAFGPENSGIAREEIWRRVAEALELVGLSYPVDRPTSALSGGELQRLALAGVLALRPSMLLLDEPTSMLDAGNADRVRTAVADVVASTGASLVVVDHRIGPWLDLVHRVVVLDSGGRIVHDVDPDTCRARLTEELGRAGVWMPGLPAPEPVDVPAALVAPDSPGPRLDVRDLGVDLVARRMRGTAPVVALDEVSTEVLPGQLSVFTGASGAGKSTLLAALAGLVRPDRGSIGGTPVPLHRMSSPELARTVGWVPQNPEHGFLTTSVRQEITRTGLKLGTGVAVEEILEVLGLASLAEANPYRLSGGEQRRVALAAALAHRPGALMLDEPTVGQDRRTWAAITGWVRAAARAGATAGACTHDQALIEIADRETRLERGRVR, from the coding sequence GTGACCACCTCGACGGACCTCCGCGCGGAGCTCCGGGGTTTCGGCTGGCAGCCGCTGGGGCGGCGGGCACCGGCGATCGACGGGCTGGACCTGAACGTCCGGCCGGGCGAGCGGATCCTGCTGGCCGGGCCGAGCGGGGCGGGCAAGTCGACGGTCATCCACGCGCTGGCCGGGGTGCTCGGCGGTGCGCTGCCGGGCGAGATGAGCGGCGCGGTCCGGGTCGACGGCCAGATCGGCCTGGTGCTGCAGAACCCCGGGGCCGCGGTGGTGGCCGACCGGATCGGCCGCGACGTGGCCTTCGGCCCGGAGAACAGCGGGATCGCGCGGGAGGAGATCTGGCGGCGGGTGGCCGAGGCGCTCGAACTGGTCGGGCTGTCCTACCCGGTCGACCGGCCGACGTCGGCGCTGTCCGGCGGTGAGCTGCAGCGGCTCGCGCTGGCCGGGGTGCTGGCGCTGCGGCCGTCGATGCTGCTGCTGGACGAGCCGACCTCGATGCTCGACGCCGGCAACGCCGACCGGGTGCGCACCGCCGTGGCCGATGTCGTGGCGAGCACCGGCGCTTCGCTGGTCGTCGTCGACCACCGGATCGGGCCGTGGCTGGATCTCGTGCACCGCGTCGTCGTCCTCGACTCCGGTGGCCGGATCGTGCACGACGTCGACCCGGACACCTGCCGGGCGCGGCTCACCGAGGAGCTCGGCCGGGCCGGGGTGTGGATGCCCGGCCTGCCCGCGCCCGAGCCCGTCGACGTGCCCGCAGCGCTGGTCGCGCCGGACTCCCCCGGGCCTCGGCTGGACGTCCGCGACCTGGGCGTGGACCTGGTGGCCCGCCGGATGCGCGGCACTGCCCCGGTCGTGGCGCTCGACGAGGTGTCGACCGAGGTGCTGCCCGGGCAGCTCTCGGTGTTCACCGGCGCGTCGGGGGCGGGCAAGTCCACCCTGCTCGCCGCGCTGGCCGGTCTGGTCCGGCCCGATCGCGGCAGCATCGGCGGCACGCCGGTCCCGCTGCACCGGATGTCCTCCCCCGAGCTGGCGCGGACGGTCGGCTGGGTGCCGCAGAACCCGGAGCACGGCTTCCTCACCACCAGCGTGCGGCAGGAGATCACCCGCACCGGGCTCAAGCTGGGCACCGGCGTCGCGGTCGAGGAGATCCTGGAGGTGCTCGGGCTGGCTTCGCTGGCCGAGGCCAACCCCTACCGGCTCTCCGGTGGTGAGCAGCGCCGGGTGGCGCTCGCCGCCGCGCTCGCGCACCGGCCCGGGGCCCTGATGCTCGACGAACCGACCGTCGGGCAGGACCGCCGCACGTGGGCGGCCATCACCGGGTGGGTGCGGGCGGCCGCGCGCGCAGGCGCCACCGCGGGCGCTTGCACCCACGACCAGGCGCTGATCGAGATCGCCGACCGCGAGACGCGGCTCGAGCGGGGGCGGGTGCGATGA
- a CDS encoding MBL fold metallo-hydrolase, with the protein MELIVLGCSGSAPSPDSPSSGYILRSGDSLLVIDLGNATLSPLQRWADPYDIDALFLTHLHPDHCADFAPLDVYRRFHPDQPYDPKQRRLPVYAPPEVPSRLAALYAPSSEQREHTDLSDIFDFRSPPVDPVRIGAFEIRAVPVDHLCPTWGLRIEAEGRVFAFTGDTGTCDGIGKLAAGADVLLSEASWLDSPDQPTGMHLSGKQAGKAASDAGVGRLLLTHYSPWTDQKALAREAAEAYDGPVKVVQAGDTHQI; encoded by the coding sequence GTGGAACTCATCGTTCTCGGCTGCTCGGGCAGCGCACCGTCACCGGATTCGCCGTCGTCCGGCTACATCCTGCGTTCCGGTGACAGCCTGCTGGTGATCGACCTCGGCAACGCGACGCTGAGCCCGCTGCAGCGCTGGGCCGACCCCTACGACATCGACGCGCTGTTCCTGACGCACCTGCACCCGGACCACTGCGCGGACTTCGCGCCGCTGGACGTCTACCGCCGGTTCCACCCGGACCAGCCGTACGACCCGAAGCAGCGGCGCCTGCCCGTGTACGCACCCCCGGAAGTGCCGAGCCGGCTGGCCGCGCTCTACGCGCCCAGCTCCGAACAACGCGAGCACACCGACCTCTCGGACATCTTCGACTTCCGGTCACCACCGGTCGATCCGGTCCGCATCGGCGCGTTCGAGATCAGGGCGGTGCCGGTGGACCACCTGTGCCCGACGTGGGGCCTGCGCATCGAGGCCGAGGGCCGCGTGTTCGCCTTCACCGGCGACACCGGCACCTGCGACGGCATCGGCAAGCTGGCGGCGGGAGCCGACGTGCTGCTGTCCGAAGCGTCCTGGCTCGACTCGCCGGACCAGCCCACCGGCATGCACCTGTCGGGCAAGCAAGCCGGGAAAGCGGCGAGCGACGCCGGAGTCGGCCGCCTCCTGCTCACCCACTACTCGCCGTGGACCGACCAGAAAGCCCTGGCCCGCGAAGCCGCCGAAGCCTACGACGGCCCGGTGAAGGTCGTCCAGGCCGGCGACACCCACCAGATCTGA
- a CDS encoding GlxA family transcriptional regulator, with the protein MHTVAVLALDDVIPFDLATPLEVFTRTRLPDGRAAYRLRICAAAPTVSAGLFTLHAPWGLDALETADTIVLPGCADPTAEVPSTVLDALRRAAERGTRIASICSGAFILAATGLLDGLRATTHWRAAPLLAARHPGIDVDPDVLYVDNGQFLTSAGAAAGLDLCLHVIRRDHGSAVAADAARLSVMPLEREGGQAQFVVQDLPAAPRGSALEPLLNWLEDNAAHDLSLEDIAARAGMSTRTLNRRFREQTGTTPLQWLHRTRIRLAQHLLETTDHPVERISAQVGFGSPTAFRDRFKRVVGTTPNTYRNTFQHNAT; encoded by the coding sequence ATGCACACCGTGGCCGTCCTAGCGCTGGACGACGTCATCCCGTTCGACCTGGCCACGCCGCTCGAGGTGTTCACCCGCACCCGGCTGCCCGATGGTCGCGCCGCCTACCGGCTGCGGATCTGCGCTGCCGCCCCGACCGTCAGCGCGGGCCTGTTCACCCTGCACGCGCCGTGGGGGCTGGACGCGCTGGAGACGGCGGACACGATCGTGCTGCCCGGTTGCGCCGATCCGACCGCCGAGGTCCCGAGCACCGTCCTCGACGCGCTCCGGCGAGCAGCCGAGCGCGGCACCCGCATCGCCTCGATCTGCTCAGGGGCGTTCATCCTCGCCGCCACCGGGCTGCTCGACGGACTGCGCGCGACGACCCACTGGCGCGCGGCTCCGCTGCTGGCCGCGCGGCATCCCGGGATCGACGTGGACCCGGACGTGCTCTACGTCGACAACGGCCAGTTCCTCACCTCAGCCGGTGCGGCGGCGGGGCTGGACCTGTGCCTGCACGTGATCCGCCGCGACCACGGTTCCGCGGTCGCCGCGGACGCGGCACGCCTGTCGGTGATGCCGCTGGAGCGGGAGGGCGGCCAGGCCCAGTTCGTCGTCCAGGACCTGCCCGCTGCGCCGCGCGGCTCGGCCCTGGAACCGCTGCTGAACTGGCTGGAGGACAACGCCGCGCACGACCTCTCCCTGGAGGACATCGCGGCCCGCGCGGGCATGAGCACCCGGACCCTCAACCGGCGCTTCCGCGAGCAGACCGGCACCACTCCCCTGCAGTGGCTGCACCGCACTCGCATCCGCCTCGCCCAGCACCTGCTGGAGACCACCGACCACCCGGTCGAGAGGATCAGCGCCCAGGTCGGCTTCGGCTCCCCCACCGCGTTCCGCGACCGCTTCAAACGCGTGGTCGGCACCACTCCGAACACCTACCGAAACACCTTCCAGCACAACGCAACCTGA
- a CDS encoding siderophore ABC transporter substrate-binding protein translates to MLTSMFRRGWLAVIAVAALFVLSGCGGSAGGGGAGARITVEHAQGSTQVPAEPRNVVVFDIGVLVTLDELGVPVAGVPKVASLPESLAKYGTDEYPKVGSLKEPDFEKVNELAPDLIVVAGRSASQYAELSKIAPTIDLTVDNADFLASAKQRTEVLGTIFGKQAEVEQRFAALDDSVRKVREQAAAKQASGLVVLTTGGKISAYGPGSRFGIVHDSLGVAPAREGLSTETHGDAISPEFIAEVDPDVLYVVDRDAAIGEEGKAAAQVLDNALVQRTKAARDGKIVYLDPFTWYIAPTGLSSVEQMVRAVGDSLS, encoded by the coding sequence GTGCTCACCAGCATGTTCCGGCGCGGGTGGCTGGCGGTCATCGCCGTCGCCGCGCTGTTCGTCCTGTCGGGCTGCGGCGGTTCGGCCGGCGGGGGCGGTGCGGGCGCGCGGATCACCGTGGAACACGCCCAGGGCTCCACGCAGGTGCCCGCCGAGCCGCGCAACGTGGTCGTCTTCGACATCGGCGTGCTGGTCACCCTCGACGAGCTGGGCGTGCCGGTGGCAGGCGTGCCGAAGGTGGCCTCGCTGCCCGAATCGCTGGCGAAGTACGGCACCGACGAGTACCCGAAGGTCGGCAGCCTCAAGGAGCCCGACTTCGAGAAGGTCAACGAACTGGCCCCCGACCTGATCGTGGTGGCCGGGCGCTCGGCCTCGCAGTACGCGGAGCTGTCGAAGATCGCCCCGACCATCGACCTCACCGTCGACAACGCGGACTTCCTGGCCAGTGCGAAGCAGCGAACCGAGGTCCTGGGCACCATCTTCGGCAAGCAGGCCGAGGTCGAGCAGCGCTTCGCCGCGCTGGACGACTCGGTGCGGAAGGTGCGCGAGCAGGCCGCCGCGAAGCAGGCCTCCGGCCTCGTCGTGCTCACCACCGGCGGCAAGATCAGCGCCTACGGGCCGGGCTCGCGCTTCGGCATCGTGCACGACTCGCTCGGCGTCGCCCCGGCCCGCGAAGGGCTGTCCACCGAGACGCACGGCGACGCCATCTCGCCGGAGTTCATCGCCGAGGTCGACCCCGACGTCCTGTACGTGGTGGACCGGGACGCCGCCATCGGCGAGGAGGGCAAGGCGGCCGCGCAGGTCCTCGACAACGCCCTGGTGCAGCGGACCAAGGCCGCCCGTGACGGCAAGATCGTCTACCTCGACCCGTTCACCTGGTACATCGCGCCCACCGGTCTGTCCTCCGTGGAGCAGATGGTGCGGGCGGTCGGGGACAGCCTGTCGTGA
- a CDS encoding iron ABC transporter ATP-binding protein: MIEIRNVTKSYGRTTVVDDVSLTIPRGGVTSIIGPNGAGKSTLLGIVSRLMPADRGTVTVDGLDVARTPSDRLARTLAVLRQENHLTARLTVRELVSFGRFPHSRGKLTRQDLAAVDEAIDYFALGELADRQLDQLSGGQRQRAYVAMVLCQDTDYVLLDEPLNNLDMRHAVLMMRRLRRMADDFGKTVVLVVHDINFASCHSDHVVAMKDGAVVARGTVAETMTPQVLREIFDLDIDVHDIGGRRIGVYFS, from the coding sequence GTGATCGAGATCCGCAACGTCACCAAGTCCTACGGCCGGACGACCGTCGTCGACGACGTGTCGCTGACCATTCCGCGCGGCGGCGTGACGTCGATCATCGGGCCCAACGGCGCGGGCAAGTCGACGCTGCTGGGCATCGTGAGCCGCCTGATGCCCGCCGACCGCGGCACCGTGACGGTCGACGGCCTCGACGTCGCGCGCACGCCGAGCGACCGGCTCGCCCGCACGCTCGCCGTGCTGCGCCAGGAGAACCACCTCACCGCGCGGTTGACCGTGCGCGAGCTGGTGTCCTTCGGCCGGTTCCCGCACTCGCGAGGCAAGCTCACCCGGCAGGACCTGGCCGCGGTCGACGAGGCGATCGACTACTTCGCGCTGGGCGAGCTCGCCGACCGGCAGCTCGACCAGCTCTCCGGCGGCCAGCGCCAGCGCGCTTACGTCGCGATGGTGCTGTGCCAGGACACCGACTACGTGCTGCTGGACGAGCCGCTGAACAACCTGGACATGCGCCACGCGGTGCTGATGATGCGCCGCCTGCGCCGGATGGCCGACGACTTCGGCAAGACGGTGGTCCTGGTGGTGCACGACATCAACTTCGCGTCCTGCCACTCCGACCACGTGGTGGCCATGAAGGACGGCGCGGTGGTGGCGCGGGGCACCGTCGCCGAGACGATGACGCCGCAGGTCCTGCGCGAGATCTTCGACCTGGACATCGACGTGCACGACATCGGCGGCCGCCGCATCGGCGTCTACTTCTCCTGA
- a CDS encoding alpha/beta fold hydrolase, translating into MNRIQLDDGDIHVLDDGEPDAPALLLIHGSGASARSWDALVPLLTGSHRVIRIDLLGHGRSGKPDDRSYDTSEQARRVGAALDGLGVAGAVVVGHSSGGLAATALAELRPDLVAALALINTGPSLNAFSATGFAIEPAQWAELTDEQIRQFMKPAFSRAGFEIPQQLVADVRAMTFHTFTATMRAGTDYLAQRSLPDRLAPLGKPLLVLFGEDDQRWRSSSAAEYRAVPGAVVELLPGLGHSPLLEDPPRTAASLLPFAEHHAVRPG; encoded by the coding sequence GTGAACCGCATCCAGCTCGACGACGGCGACATCCACGTCCTGGACGACGGAGAACCGGACGCCCCGGCTCTCCTGCTCATCCACGGGTCCGGCGCCTCCGCCCGCTCGTGGGATGCGCTGGTCCCGCTGCTGACCGGTTCCCACCGCGTCATCCGCATCGATCTGCTCGGGCACGGCCGGTCCGGCAAGCCGGACGACCGCAGTTACGACACCTCCGAACAGGCACGCCGGGTCGGCGCCGCGCTGGACGGGCTCGGTGTCGCGGGCGCCGTCGTCGTCGGCCACTCCAGCGGCGGGCTGGCGGCCACCGCGCTAGCCGAGCTCCGCCCCGATCTCGTGGCCGCGCTCGCGCTGATTAACACCGGTCCCAGCCTGAACGCCTTCAGCGCAACGGGTTTCGCCATCGAACCCGCGCAGTGGGCGGAGCTGACCGATGAGCAGATCCGCCAGTTCATGAAGCCCGCGTTCAGCCGCGCGGGCTTCGAGATCCCGCAGCAGCTCGTCGCGGACGTGCGGGCCATGACCTTCCACACCTTCACCGCGACAATGCGGGCCGGCACCGATTACCTGGCCCAGCGGTCGCTCCCGGATCGGCTGGCACCGCTCGGCAAGCCGCTGCTGGTGCTCTTCGGCGAGGACGACCAGCGGTGGCGGTCCTCCTCCGCCGCCGAATACCGCGCGGTGCCGGGTGCGGTGGTGGAGCTGCTGCCGGGTCTCGGGCACTCCCCGCTCCTGGAAGATCCGCCGCGAACCGCCGCCTCGCTGCTGCCGTTCGCCGAGCACCACGCAGTGCGGCCGGGCTGA
- a CDS encoding ABC transporter permease, protein MTGRSTGDRSVADTRRPRAGTRCWQLLIAVPVLLALACGSLFVGVGSLTPQGLLAGHPDELLLLRESRLPRLIAILLAGAAMSVAGLIMIHVSRNRFVSPSTAGTTESASLGVLVATVLFGSASLLAKMAVAAVFALAGTFLFLALLRRITYRDMIVVPLLGIMLGGVISSVTTFFAYRADLLQTLSVWTSGDFSGVLRGRYELLWLAGAITLLGYLYANRFTVVGLGESFAINLGVDFDRVVNLGLVLVSVTTSVVVVTVGDIPFLGLIVPNLVTMALGDDLRRVLPVTALAGAFFVLLCDVLGRTIRFPYEIPVETVAGVIGSAVFIALVLKARKKVA, encoded by the coding sequence GTGACCGGGCGATCGACCGGGGACCGGTCGGTTGCCGACACCCGGCGACCCCGCGCGGGGACCCGCTGCTGGCAGCTGCTCATCGCGGTGCCGGTGCTGCTGGCCCTCGCGTGCGGGTCGCTGTTCGTCGGGGTCGGCAGCCTGACGCCGCAGGGCCTGCTCGCCGGGCACCCCGACGAACTCCTGCTGCTGCGGGAGTCGCGTCTGCCCAGGCTGATCGCGATCCTGCTGGCCGGGGCCGCGATGAGCGTCGCCGGGCTCATCATGATCCACGTCTCCCGCAACCGCTTCGTCTCGCCGTCCACCGCGGGCACCACCGAATCGGCCTCGCTGGGCGTGCTGGTCGCCACCGTGCTGTTCGGCTCGGCCTCGCTGCTGGCGAAGATGGCGGTGGCGGCGGTGTTCGCGCTGGCCGGGACCTTCCTGTTCCTGGCCCTGCTGCGGCGCATCACCTACCGCGACATGATCGTGGTGCCGCTGCTGGGCATCATGCTCGGCGGCGTCATCAGCTCGGTCACCACGTTCTTCGCCTACCGGGCCGACCTGCTGCAGACGCTGTCGGTGTGGACCAGCGGCGACTTCTCCGGCGTGCTGCGCGGCCGCTACGAACTGCTGTGGCTGGCCGGCGCGATCACCCTGCTCGGTTACCTCTACGCCAACCGGTTCACCGTGGTCGGGCTCGGCGAGAGCTTCGCCATCAACCTCGGCGTCGACTTCGACCGGGTGGTCAACCTCGGGCTGGTGCTGGTCTCGGTGACCACCTCGGTCGTGGTGGTCACCGTCGGCGACATCCCGTTCCTCGGCCTGATCGTGCCGAACCTGGTGACCATGGCGCTCGGCGACGACCTGCGCCGGGTGCTGCCGGTGACGGCGCTGGCCGGCGCGTTCTTCGTGCTGCTGTGCGACGTGCTGGGCCGCACGATCCGCTTCCCGTACGAGATCCCGGTGGAAACGGTCGCCGGGGTGATCGGCAGCGCGGTGTTCATCGCGCTGGTGCTCAAGGCCCGGAAGAAGGTGGCGTGA
- a CDS encoding ECF transporter S component yields MARDAAFRYRTIDFVTVAMLGVAIGVAFWGWAQLYQVLSTLSTFAFPPSSGLFGGAWLLGGVIGGLVIRKPGAALLTEVVAASVEALLGNSWGLSTVISGTIQGFGVELVLAVFLWKRFGPLVAALAAAVAAAFESFYEWQVYYTDWALPYQLAHLGFFVVSGVVIAGFGGWALVRGLAATGALDAFGAGREHHERTAV; encoded by the coding sequence GTGGCGCGCGATGCCGCTTTCCGGTACCGGACGATCGATTTCGTCACCGTGGCCATGCTGGGCGTGGCGATCGGCGTGGCGTTCTGGGGCTGGGCGCAGCTCTACCAGGTGCTGAGCACCCTCTCCACGTTCGCGTTCCCGCCGAGCTCCGGGCTGTTCGGCGGCGCTTGGCTGCTCGGTGGCGTGATCGGCGGGCTGGTCATCCGCAAGCCCGGGGCCGCGCTGCTGACCGAGGTGGTCGCCGCCTCGGTGGAGGCGCTGCTGGGCAACAGCTGGGGCCTGTCGACGGTGATCTCCGGAACCATCCAGGGCTTCGGGGTGGAGCTGGTGCTGGCCGTGTTCCTGTGGAAGCGGTTCGGTCCCCTGGTCGCCGCGCTGGCGGCCGCGGTCGCCGCCGCGTTCGAGTCGTTCTACGAGTGGCAGGTCTACTACACCGACTGGGCGCTGCCCTACCAGCTGGCCCACCTCGGGTTCTTCGTGGTCTCCGGCGTGGTCATCGCCGGGTTCGGCGGCTGGGCGCTGGTCCGCGGGCTGGCCGCGACCGGCGCGCTGGACGCCTTCGGTGCGGGACGGGAGCACCACGAGCGGACCGCGGTGTGA